From a single Raphanus sativus cultivar WK10039 chromosome 3, ASM80110v3, whole genome shotgun sequence genomic region:
- the LOC130509336 gene encoding transcription factor LAF1-like, with translation MGKMTKSGERPKQRQRKGLWSPEEDQKLKSFILSQGHACWTTVPILAGLQRNGKSCRLRWINYLRPGLKRGTFSAQEEETILTLHSSLGNKWSRIAKYLPGRTDNEIKNYWHSYLKKRWLKSQPQFKTERSNVTESSSSPLSCGKRNPETLDNVISFQKLPEKPPSAPSQGRNKNMMNNNNNMPKLFFSEWITSSDPHINYSSDFTDSMHINRTQNRSEDEELMMINNSYSSLEDDVMFRTDFQQPHNEYANYYTSEDFFINSDVTYI, from the exons ATGGGGAAGATGACCAAATCTGGAGAGAGACCAAAACAGAGACAGAGGAAAGGGTTATGGTCACCTGAAGAGGACCAGAAGCTCAAGAGTTTCATCCTCTCCCAAGGCCATGCTTGCTGGACCACTGTTCCTATCCTAGCTG GATTGCAAAGAAACGGGAAAAGCTGTCGACTAAGGTGGATTAACTACCTAAGACCAGGACTAAAGAGAGGGACGTTTAGTGCACAAGAAGAAGAGACCATCTTGACCTTACATTCTTCCTTGGGTAacaa GTGGTCACGGATTGCAAAATACTTACCAGGAAGAACAGACAACGAGATTAAGAACTATTGGCATTCATATCTGAAGAAGAGATGGCTCAAATCTCAACCACAATTCAAAACAGAAAGGTCAAACGTAACGGAATCTTCTTCTTCGCCACTTTCTTGCGGAAAAAGAAATCCAGAAACCCTAGACAACGTGATCTCCTTCCAGAAACTTCCAGAGAAGCCACCTTCAGCACCATCACaaggaagaaacaaaaacatgatgaacaacaacaacaacatgccTAAACTCTTCTTCTCCGAGTGGATCACTTCTTCAGATCCTCACATCAATTACTCCTCAGATTTTACAGATTCCATGCATATTAACCGAACGCAAAATCGAAGCGAAGACGAAGAACTGATGATGATCAACAACAGCTACTCTTCACTTGAGGATGATGTCATGTTCCGTACAGATTTTCAACAGCCTCATAATGAGTACGCAAATTATTATACTTCTGAGGATTTCTTCATCAACAGCGACGTAACTTACATCTAA
- the LOC130510090 gene encoding uncharacterized protein LOC130510090 gives MGETKPVLLGEQEYHGRMFVDQRKKGSRCGYPGSRLPTRDRLRSWGLNVPEKCLRCSAAVETHHHRFFECQFLASIWTFFAGSVWRPNPPQDIHSAAAWICMDRNSSSAQARCIIKLMFQSTVYLIWRERNRRIFALTSSSANSVRCAIDKQIRDSLLSLPASPRVQPSMPQFFLACTRPP, from the exons ATGGGGGAAACAAAACCAGTCCTTCTAGGGGAGCAAGAGTATCATGGAAGGATGTTTGTAGACCAAAGAAAGAAGGGG AGTCGCTGTGGGTATCCTGGCTCAAG ATTACCAACTCGAGATAGACTCAGATCATGGGGTCTTAACGTCCCTGAGAAATGCCTCCGATGCTCTGCTGCTGTAGAGACCCACCATCATCGCTTCTTTGAGTGTCAATTTTTAGCAAGCATATGGACTTTCTTTGCAGGATCAGTCTGGCGGCCTAACCCACCTCAAGACATTCACTCTGCTGCGGCTTGGATTTGTATGGACAGAAATTCTTCTTCAGCTCAGGCTAGGTGTATTATAAAGCTCATGTTCCAGTCAACCGTCTACTTAATATGGAGGGAAAGGAACAGGAGGATCTTCGCTTTAACTTCCTCGTCTGCTAACTCGGTTAGATGTGCTATTGACAAGCAGATCAGAGACAGCCTGCTATCTCTCCCGGCTTCTCCCCGCGTTCAGCCTTCCATGCCTCAGTTCTTCCTTGCTTGCACTAGGCCGCCTTGA